In Synechococcus sp. HK05, one DNA window encodes the following:
- a CDS encoding YbaB/EbfC family nucleoid-associated protein — protein MAGFGLPNFGQLTEAFKKAQQIQQDAAKLQEELDAMELEGTSSCGRASVWLSGNQQPLKVRLDPSLLAEGAPAAEAATLDALKAAYELSTGTMKQRMEELTGGLNLNLPGLG, from the coding sequence ATGGCCGGTTTCGGACTCCCCAACTTCGGCCAGCTCACCGAGGCCTTCAAAAAGGCCCAGCAAATCCAGCAGGACGCCGCCAAGCTCCAGGAGGAGCTTGACGCCATGGAACTGGAGGGCACCAGCAGCTGCGGCCGCGCCAGCGTGTGGCTCTCCGGCAACCAGCAACCCCTGAAGGTGCGCCTCGATCCCTCCCTGCTGGCCGAAGGTGCCCCAGCCGCGGAAGCTGCCACCCTCGATGCCCTCAAGGCGGCCTACGAGCTCTCCACCGGCACGATGAAGCAGCGGATGGAAGAACTCACCGGCGGGCTCAACCTCAACCTGCCCGGCTTGGGCTGA
- the murB gene encoding UDP-N-acetylmuramate dehydrogenase, giving the protein MTAPTPLGLRRSVGLADYTTWRVGGSAQWFAEPDNSAQLQALLAWAQAEGLEARVIGAGSNLLVSDAGLEGLTLCNRHLQGAVIEASTGLIEAQAGEPIPSLARRAARAGLSGLEWAVGIPGTVGGAAVMNAGAQGGCTAEVLESVTVIEPHRPDHPFALPASALDFAYRHSRLQAEPLVVLSARFRLQAGHEPAEISRRTSANLHSRTSTQPYQQPSCGSVFRNPEPHKAGQLIEALGLKGLSIGGAQVSPIHANFIVNTGAATATEIDHLITAVQQRIQAAHGISLHTEVKRLGPFEGVALAA; this is encoded by the coding sequence GGCCCCGACCCCACTCGGCCTGCGCCGCTCTGTGGGGCTGGCGGATTACACCACCTGGCGTGTTGGAGGGTCCGCCCAGTGGTTCGCCGAACCCGACAACAGCGCCCAGCTCCAGGCGTTGCTCGCCTGGGCCCAGGCCGAAGGGCTTGAGGCGCGTGTGATCGGCGCCGGCTCCAACCTGCTGGTGAGCGATGCCGGCCTCGAGGGCCTCACCCTCTGCAACCGGCACCTGCAGGGAGCCGTGATCGAAGCCAGCACAGGCCTGATCGAAGCCCAGGCTGGCGAGCCGATCCCCAGCCTGGCGCGCCGGGCAGCCCGGGCCGGGCTCTCGGGCCTGGAGTGGGCGGTGGGCATCCCCGGCACCGTGGGCGGTGCCGCCGTGATGAACGCTGGTGCCCAAGGCGGCTGCACAGCAGAGGTGCTGGAGAGCGTGACCGTGATCGAGCCCCACCGGCCCGATCACCCCTTCGCGCTACCCGCCAGCGCGCTCGACTTCGCCTACCGCCACAGCCGCCTGCAAGCCGAACCGCTGGTGGTGCTCTCGGCCCGCTTCCGGCTGCAGGCCGGCCACGAACCCGCCGAGATCAGCCGCCGCACCAGCGCCAACCTGCACAGCCGCACCAGCACCCAGCCCTACCAGCAACCCAGCTGCGGCAGCGTGTTCCGCAATCCCGAACCTCACAAGGCCGGCCAGCTGATCGAAGCCCTGGGGCTCAAGGGCCTGAGCATCGGAGGTGCCCAGGTGTCGCCGATTCACGCCAACTTCATCGTGAACACGGGCGCCGCCACCGCCACCGAAATCGATCACCTGATCACCGCCGTACAGCAGCGCATCCAGGCCGCCCACGGCATCAGCCTCCACACCGAAGTGAAGCGGCTGGGCCCCTTCGAGGGCGTCGCCCTGGCGGCCTAG